From the genome of Flavobacterium sediminis:
TAAACAAATTCTGATTAATGTATGTTGTCATGTAAGCCGTAGGATGATTGGTTGCATGCAAAGCAACATCTGCCCCTAACTGGCAATATTTTCCTATTTTTATATTTCCGTGAATAAAATTATTATAGCCTAAAGTCGTAGCATAACCGATCTCGATCTTACCTGCAAAATTACAACGATCCGGAACTGCATTTTTACCTTCAAACTTCACGTTTCGCAATCCTCTTGAGAATCCTGAAATCGTTACGTTATCCTTTTTTTCAGGATAGTTCAAAAAATAAAATACTATTTTTTTAATCAGTTTGCGCATTTTAATATTGCTGTGCCTCGTCTTTTGTCAAGCCTAATTTACCTAACACTAAAAGGTTTATTTTTTTTCTATCTAATAACTGTTTGATCTTTCCTCCGACGGATTGTCCCCATCCGGAAACAGGCTGAAAAACAAATTCTTTTCCGGAAAAAGCAGTGATCGATTTATCCTTTGGATCCAGTTCTTTAAATTCCTCATACATCCACTCTTCTGTATGATTTCCCATGTGGTAAGCATAGTTCTCTTTTGTCGCTAAACGCAACAATCCCAACTTTTCATTCGGGAAATCAATAAATCTGTTTTCAACTCCACCCACAATCTTTATAAACGCCGGTTGGTTTGTCCCTTTATCAAATACCTCTCTCTTTAAAGTCGCTACAAAATGTCCGCATCCCATAACCGCTTTTCCGCCCGTGCTTTTATTACTTAAAACCAAATACTTTTCCAAATGAACCGGTTTGTACATTAGTTCTTTATTTCCTAAGCTCAGATCAAAGCGATGCATAGCCTCCGGGTCTTCTACTTTTTCAAAAGCAAGTTTTCCTTTAAAAAGTCCATAAAACCAATTGTTTCCGGTAAACATCTTGTATACTTTACTTGACGGCACCGGACTAATCATACCTGCTTCAGGAAAGGCTAAAAAAGTTTTCTCTACAGCTTCCTGCCAACCTTTTTTAAACAACACATCGGCATCTGTAATGGTAATCAAGGGTTCTAAATTCCCCTTTGCGGCTGCTAAAATGGCATTTATTTTACCCAGATTTTCTTTGGAATGAAAAACCTGATCTATCAATCCAGATTCCTGGTATTTTTCGTCAATATATGCTTTTACTTCCGGATGTGAGTTATTATTATAAATTGTAATCCGTGTTTTATTGTGAGCTGTTAACAACAATGAATCCAGGCACAAGCGGAATACTTCAAACAAATCTGCAAAATAACCTTCAAAATTAGGGATATACACCGGTACAATAACCCTATGGTAATTTTCTAAAACTATTTCTTTATTTTCCTTTTCCGGATTAAACCCTACCCTCATAATGCTCAACCAGTTTTTTAATTCCTTCTTCAAGCGGCAATAAGTCACGCCCTAAGATCTGTTTCATTTTTGTAATATCCGGACATCTGCGCGTCATATCTCCTTCTTCTAAAGCTGGTAAATGAATGATTTCAGACTGGGAATTTGTTAATTTGATAACGATCTGTGCTAATTCTAAAACCGACATTTCTCTATCACTACCAATGTTCAGGACATCATTTATACACTTAGTATCCTGCATTGCTTTTATACAAGTCTCAATATTGTCCTCTACATAACAAAAAGAGCGGGTTTGTTTTCCATCGCCATAGATTGTTATGGATTCATTATTCATAGCTGCCTTTATAAATCTCGGCACTACAAAGTCTTCACTTTGATTAGGTCCGTATGTATTAAAAAAGCGGAAAATTGTATATTCTAAACCATATTCCTGATAGTAGGATCTGAAAAAGGCTTCCCCTACATTTTTTACAATGGCATAAGGCAATCTGGAATTTAGCGGTGTTGTCTTTTCATTTTGCGGAATTTCGAATGGTTCGCCATAAACCTCAGACGAGCTCGAATAAAACACTCTTTTTACACCTGAGTTTTTTGACAAGGATAAGATATTTTTAATTCCTTCGATATCCTCTAAAACCATAATAGGGTTTTCTAAAGTACGTTTAACCCCTACAACGGCAGCGTAGTGGAATACAAAATCAAAATTATAGCGTCCGAAAATCGGAACTACATCATTGTACTGATTTACGTTAGCTTTTATAAATTTTACATTCTCTCCTTCCGGCACCTTTGACAAGTTCCCTGTGGAAAGATTATCTACGATTACAATAAAGTTATTTTTATCTTTTGCTAATGCTCCGGCAAGAGCACTTGCTACATTTCCTGCACCTCCTGTAATGAGTATTGTTGCCATTATCAAAGCTTTTTTTTGTTCTCCAAATATAGTAGTTATTATTCTAATGATCCTGAAAAATCAAATTTAATGCCTTTTCAGAATGCTTGCGATCAAATGTTTGACATAATTGCGTTTTATAAACCAAAAAGAATCAAAAACTTTCATGTTTCGCAGAATCCAAAGTGGATTTTGTTTCAATCGGCTTACAAACAATATGCCCAGTCGCTGATTCAGTAATTTATACGTTATCAGTGTTATTTTCTTTTGTTCAAAAACTTCATCCAATACTTTTTTTAAATGCAACGGAAGTTCCTGATATCCTTTTTTGTTATCCGAAATATTATTGCCATGAACACGATAATACACCAAAGGTTCATCCTGATAATAAAATTTTGTTTCAAATGAGCAACGTGCCCAAAACTCCATATCTTCTCCTGCCGGTGGCATTGTTTCATTAAAAAAACCGACTTTATCAACAACTCCCTTTCTGATAAAAGATGTTGGCATCATAACTGTCCATCTCCCCAACATCTTCTGTGAAACATCGCCGTGTTTTTCCTCCGGATTTCTTAAGCGACCTATTATTCTATTCTGTAATTCTCCCTTTTCATCAATTACTTCACAACAACCGTGAACCAATCCGAAATCGGGATTTTTTTCCAGGATATTGACCTGTTTTTCTAATTTTTCGGGAAGCCAAAGGTCATCATCGTCTGTAAACGCCAAATATTTACCTTTTGCCTTTTGAATACCTGTATTTCTAGGTTTTGCCGGCCCGCCGGAATTTTCTATTTTGTAATACTTAACTTTTTCAAACGGACGGCATACTTTCTCTGCTTCGTCTGTTGGTGAACCGTCATCAACTACCAGAATTTCATAATTAGAATACGTCTGAGCCATAATTCCGGACAGTGTCAGTTTCAAAAGCTCGGGTCGGTTATACGTTGGTATAATAACAGAAACTAGCGGTTGCCCTTCCATACTCTCTTGCTTTTGTTTACCGCTTTCTTCAAAATCCCTTTTAGGGTCTTTCTTTTAGTTGCACTCAACTCTTTTTCCAAGGCTAACATCTTTAAATAGTCGGAATAAAATACACCGAGGTTTTCTTGCAATAGCCTTTCATCTTCCACTTGTTTTTTCTTCAATTGCCCCGGATTATTGCTAATCCCTTCTAAATCGAATAATGTTAGCGGATAATGGATGTGCTGCCATTGAAATTGATTACTTACCATACATTTCAAATAGAAAGCCCTGTCAGCCGAAATACGATACGATTCATCAAAACCGCCCATAGCGTCAAAAACACTTCGCTTAAAAAAAGTACTTTGATGTGGCAAAGAGGATTTCATAAAATAATAAGGCGTTATCTTATCCGGATAGATTTTTTGTCCGTTGACAAACTGGTAATCTCCATAAATAATATCTCCTTTAAAATCCTGGTGCTGCACAAAGTCCTGCAAAGCATTTTCAGAGGTTAACACATCTCCGCTATTCAAAAATAAGACATAATTACCCTTTGCGGCAGCTATACCTTTATTCATAGCATTATAGATCCCATTATCTTTTTCACTCACCCAATGGTGAATTTGCTCTTTATATTTCTTAATAACATCAACACTTCCATCTGTTGAACCGCCATCTATAACAAGATATTGGTAATCTTTAAAACTTTGAGAGACAACGGAACGAATGGTTTCTTCCAGGCCTTCAGATTGATTAAAATTGATCGTTATGATAGAAATTGCTATGGTACTCATACTTATTTTAATTGTAAGATAGTTTCATAAAGGTTACGGTATTCTGAAACTTTATCTTTTATGTCAAACCTTTTTTGAACATCATCAGTAATAACTTGCAGGTCAAACGATTGAGACAAAGCTTTAGCTATGGCTTTAGCCAATTCATTTGCTGTAAAATCTTTTGCCAAAATACCGTTCTCTCCTTCCTTGATGATATCAATACTTCCTCCTGTAGGGAAAGAAACAACGGGTAATCCGCAGGCTAAGGCTTCTATGGTCACTTGTCCGAATGCCTCTTCTATTGACGACATGATAAAAAGATCTGCAGCCGAATATAAAAGCGCTAAAAGTCTTTCATCCTGTATTTCTCCTAAACTGATGATATCCGTGTTCCAAGATTCGCCTTTACCGAATGTAACTACTTGTATATCGCTTCGCTTCTGTTGAATTGTATTCAATGCCTCCTGTGCCAGATCGGCTCCTTTTCTTTTGTTCTGTAGCGAATCTGCCCAAGCAGTAGTAATTTTTTTTCGATCGGTAAATTAAAAACCGATCTGGACCAGTCTTTATTATACGGTTTAAAAACCTGTAAATCTACTCCGTTATGAATGACTTTTTTAGGAAAAGAACCGATCACATCACTGGCTTCTGCTTTTTGTTTTACCCAATCGGAGATACAGACCATCGTAAGATTTGCTCCGGAAAGTGCTTTCTTTCTGATGCTTTTGTTATGTTCTATTAAAGGCTTTAACGCCTCAAAAGGAAAATCTTTTTCGTAGTGATTACCGCCTCCGCAAGCATACAGATCGGCCATTCTCCAAACTACTGGCTTCGTATTCTTTGCAAAAAAGGTTGTTTCGTCTAAAAATGTCGAAACCCAGTTCAACTGAATAATATCAGCTTCCTGATACAAAGGGTGCTGTGTTATATCGTACTTTGAATCGGGATAGGAAAAAATCTCTATCTGATCGCGGAACTTCTTTAAGATATCTTGTTTAGGGAAAAATTTTCTTTTTAGCTTTTCAATAATTTTTTCTGAAAATGACTTCTTCGGATGTGGAAATTGATAGGTTTCTTTTACTTCTTTAGTTTTTTTCAAATACAAGACCTTGGAATCAATTCCTTGTTCCAAAAGACCTAAATGAATTCTTCTACACGCTGTAGCTGCTCCTCCTTTGTCGTATGTATTAATGTGTAAAATTTTCATCTAAAAGCAAATTATAATACCTCAACAATTTGTGATATAAAACCTTAGAATCAAAATGTTCTGCTACGAAAGCTCTTCCTTTTTTTCCCATTTCCATTCTCAAAGGTTCGTTTTGGATTAAAGTTTCTAACTTTTTTACAAAGCTATGAATATCCTTTTCTTTAACAACAAAACCGGTAACATTATCAACGAGTCCATATTTCATTCCGCCTGCGTCAGAGACCACCACCGGAACTTGCATTGCTTGTGCTTCCTGTATTACCAGCCCTTGATTTTCTGCTCTTTTTGTTTCTTCCTCAGTGATTCCCGGCAATAAAAATACAGCCGTTTTTCGCAGATGAGCCACTATTTGTTCCTGACTTATAGCTCCCAATAAAGAAATATTTTGTTCTAAACCGTAATTATGGATCAGATCTTTAAGTTTTTTCTGTAGAGGTCCTTCTCCCACAATACTCAAATGAATATTATGTCCTTTTTTAACTAATTCGTTTACTATTTCGACTGCTAAATCAGGTGCTTTGAAATTGACCAGTCTTCCGCAGAAGAGTATTTCAAAAGGCTCTTTCCGAACGATTGTCTCAGCTGTTTTGAATTTATTGACATCTAATCCTACAGGCAACAACTTGAATCTGGAATCGATTGTTGTTGTTTTCTCTAAAACAGCTAAGGTATATTCTGAATTATAGGTGATTAAATTCATTTTCTCGAACAGCAATTTATAGTTTTGCTTGTATCTTTCGATATTCTGAGGAATGATATCCGAACCGTGAAATGAAACAGCCAATTTTGATTTCGGGAAAAAACCATCTTTCCTTAATCCGGTAACAAACACTCCGACAGAAGCAAAATGAGCATGAATAACATCAAAATCTTCACCTAAAAACCACTGGTTTCTGTAAAAAGTATGCAATGACACAGCTTGTGTTTTGTAACGAAAAATATTTAATGCCTTTATGACTTTACTTACCTTATATCGCTTGCTGTTTTTTAAGAGGTATTTAATAAAAAATGTAAAGCGGGTTATTTTACGTTTCGGTTCTTTTATCAGGTAATGTACTTTGTCCAGTAAATGGTATTGACGGATTGCTTCATGGCAATTTTCCGTTTCTCCTTTGGTCAGGGACAAAATCGTAACATCATGTCCACCATCAATTAATGAGGTGATCTGATTGACAATGAATGTTTCTGTTAACACGGGAAACTTATTTACGACAATGGCAATTCTCATCTTCTGAACTTCTTTAGTAATTTCTCTCTTGTTCTATGAACCTCAAAAAACTTTTTAATATAGCTATAATAAGATGTTGAACGCAATTTTACTGCATAAAATTCTTTACTGAACAATTTAGAGATACTATTGTTCTTAAACCATCGTTCGTACAAAACTGCTGCCTCTTCTTTTTGATCGGCTTTATACGTTGTGTTCAGATAGTCCCTTATCGTTTTTTCTTCAGAGCATCGAATAAATATCTTTTGATAGTTTCGCTGATTGCGGGTTACGTTTCTGTGAAATCTGAAAGAGTTAAGCGGTTCATTATAAAACCCAACTTTAGCTTGTTGCAGCAGGCGAATCCAGAAATACCAGTCGCCACAAATTCGCATTTTTAAAAAACCGCTGTTCATTACTGCTTCTTTCAACAAGGTCTTTTTAAACAGCACTGCGCTTGCATTGGGTATCACACACTTTACCTTCAGGTATTTTTCAACGAATTCATACCCTTCGATTATAAAGCTATTACGCCATACGTTAGGCGTAAAATTTTCGGTGTAACCGATCCGGTTTTCTACAAAGTTCCCTTCTTCATCCACATCATTTGACTGACTGTAAATCAAATCAGGTGTTTCATTATTTTCTTTACTAAAGTTCAGTAGTTTTTCCAAGAAAGTATAATCAGCATAATCATCGCTTTCTGCTATCCATATCCATTCGCCTTTTGCCAATTCAAATCCTTTTTGCCATTGTTTAAACGGACTTCCTGTATTGACTTCATTAACTGTAAAGTGTGCTACTTTTTCATTCCTACTGTACTTGTTCAATACTTCAACACTATTATCTGTACTGCAATCGTCTAACAATATCACTTCAAAATCCTGAAAGGTCTGGTTAAATATACTATCTAACCTTTTCTCCAAAAAAGAGGCGTGATTATAATTCGGAACTAATATGGAAACTTTAGGGCTGGGCATTACTTTAATCTTTTTAACATTCGGATTACTTTCTTTAGTACTTTCCCGAAAAAATTATATCGCAAGAAAAAGTTCTTTCTATAATATGGATGTATTTGCCAGAAGTAGTTCTTATAAACAATTCTTCTGATCTGTTCTGATTCGTCAACGGCTTTTCTCTGATTAACGGCTGTTGCCTGCTGGTCATGCAGCCGGAACGTTACAAGTTCTTTATCGACAAAGGCGATATGATACTTTTTAAAGATACGAAACCAATATTCATAGTCCAGTATTTGTTTCAGTCGGGTATCAAAATATCCTACTTTTTCAAAACACTCTTTACGGATCAATACTGCGGTCGGTTCGCCTATTTTGTTTACCGGCGACTGTAACAGGTTCTCATCATTCAGCAGTTTTCTACCAGTAATTATCCTGTTTTTTTCAAAATCCGCGCTTTTCCAGGTTTGGTGTAAACTTCCGCTTCTTTCCAACCATTCAATATGTTGAGGATTGGTTTTGTCATGAATAAACTTTCGCTTACAAAACACTAATCCTATTGCCTTATCCTGTAATGCTAAATGGACCATTTCTTCAATGCAGGTTGGTTCTAAAAGGTCGTCCTGAAAAAGGAATTTGATAAATTCTCCGTTTGCTTTTTTGACACTGTTGTTCCAATTGGCCCCGATCCCTTGCGGTTCATGCTGATAAATAAAAACAGGAAAATTTACTGAAGTCTTAAAACGTTCAACAATATTTCGAGAGTTATCTTTAGAATTGTCGTCACTGATCACTACCTCAATATTAGAATAGGTTTGTTCTTTTATACTGTGCAGTGCTTCTTCTAAATATTTCTCTCCGTTATAAATCGGCAAACAAACGGATACTAGCGGCTTTTCCATATTTTCTTTTTCACTTGTTTGAACAATTTTGTAATCAGATGTTTTGTGGCTACGTTGTCAACATGGTTTTCTTTTTCTTTCTCTAACAAGCGGTCTTTTTCCTGAATTATTTCCTGTAAAGATTCATAAACTACTTGTTGTACTTCAGGTGTTGTGGTCAATTTCTTTAAATCATCGACTGTTATATTTTCATAAAAGCGAAGTAGAAAAAGTCGGATTCGCTCTAACAATGCCTGAACAACTTTTTTATTTTCTTCCATGCTTTCGATAATCAAAGCATGGGCATAAGCTGTCCTGAAATTTTTAGGGTAAGCAGATTGTGTACTCCAAACCCCGCTTCCGGCTCTGTAAACCGACATGACATCATTAAGTTTTATCATTTTGCCGTAATTTGTTACGAGCATATAAATAAAAAAATCGCCTACAGGTGTTTTCCAGAAACTTTCCGGAAAGGTTTCAATTACATTCTTAAATAGTACGGAAGGTGCATGAATATAATTCCCATATCTTGCAAAATCTTCTTGCATTTGATAGTTCTCAGGAACCTTTGTTATATAATCCGCTACTAATTCCCCGTCGGGTTTTAAAATCTTTACCTCATGGAAGCAAAGAACATATTCCTGATTATTCTCTAAAAAATCGACTTGTTTTTGAAGTTTATACGGATCTGTCCAATAATCATCTCCTTCACAAATGGCTATATACTTCCCTTTGACTCTGGGAAAATTAAAACGTGGATTCATACCTCCGCCAAACTTAGACCGCTGGTTCTCTGTTTGTAATAAAGGTTTGAAAACATCAGGGTGCTTATCTGCATATTCCCTTATGATATTGGCTGTATTATCAGTGGAAGCATCATCATGAATTACAATCTCAAACGGAAAGTTTGTTTTTTGCATCAAAAAACCATCTAGAGCCTGTTTAACATATTTTTCGTGATTATACGTTAAACAGCATATACTGACCATCGGTATTTCATGAGGATTCTCCTTTTCCATCTTAGTTACAGTTCTTGAATTTCAGTAAATTTTTTATACCATTTTTCCCGTTTTCTTTTTTCTTCGTCATCGATCAATTGATATTCCGCTTTTTCATGTCGCTCTTCTCTTTGTAATAAAGGTTCTATTACGTCAAATTCTTCGGCTGAAAGGACAGGAAACTCAAACGGATAATTTAAAGCCTCCATCTCGTGTTGGCACACATATTCTATGAACTGAATTTGTTCTTTGGTCAGCGACTTTAAATATTTCTTCGAATTGTCTTTAATAATCGATTTATCTAAATTTTTCCAGTTATCTGTTTGTACTGCATTTTCTCTGGAAATTTTATTTTTGTGGTAATCTACCATTGTGGTTTCATACGCAATATCCAGAAAATTACAGATTTTTTGCAATTCTGCATCTTGGTTTAATATGAGGTCTTCGTATTTCACCAACAAAATTTTGTCGGGAAATTGCTTAAAAAGCTTTAAGGTTTCTGATTGGTTTTTTGCCCAAACTCTTGCAGAACGAACAATATCGCCTCTATGAACCGGAGATTTACTCCATGACAATGCCATATCTCTCGGGTCTCTGACTAACCAGATAAATTTTGCATCATCAAAACCTTGCACTACAGCGTTAAAAAAATCATAGGTTCTGACTTCTTTTACAAAAACTTTTGTTTTATGATGTGCTTTCGCTTCTTTCTCATAAATATAGCGAACCACATTTGCAAGGGTTCTGGGAGCTACGCTCTTTAATTCTTCTTTACTAAAATCTGATTTCCAGACTCCTATTTTACAATAAAAAAAATCGTGTATATCTTTAATAAATGCATCCCAGTTAGCTTCTTCTTCCAGATTCCCGTATTTATCCATAACCGGATCAAAAACACGAAGCAAATGCGGTGGTGTTGGCCCGCAATAAAGGGAATGATTATCAATTAACTTTGTAATCAAATTGCTTCCGGAACGCTCAGAACTTATTAAAAAGTCGAATTTCATAAATGTAAAAATTTTTCTAAAGGTGTATTTTCTAAATCTGTGGTTATTGCTTTTACGATTTGTCGGTCTAAACTATCTTCCCACTGATTATCGAGTTTTTTGGTTTTAAAAACACTGTATGCGTCTGTATTGTTGACTTGTTTTGCCTGAGACATAAAACGCTCTGTTTCTTCTGTAAATGGTATTTCGCAAAAATGAAAAATATCTTTTACTGTCGTTACTGTATCTGTCAATAAATCATCATAGTCGACCAATTTAAAACGTGAAGGGTATTTTTTCTCTAAGGTTAAAAAGAGATCTGTTACTTCTTTCCATTTTTCAAAGCCATTAAATTCTTCCGGTTTGTCCATATTTTTTTTGGGTGCAAACTGCCATTCTTCCGATTCATCCCAACCCAAATCTTTTCTGAATTCTTTAGGTGCCAACAACCAAGAGGCAATTACTGCCAACGGGTTTCTGACCAAGCCTATTACCTTCACTTCTTTATCCTTCTCTAAAAGGTTTGCTACGATGTTATGATACCTGACTTCTTTGTAAACCACATGCGTAATAATGTCATTTTTTTTTAACTCAGGAATTAACTTTTTTTCTTTTGCTTCTTTCTGATTGATAAAATCATCATTTGTAAGCAATAATTCCTGATAAAAAGCAGCAATTTCTTCTTTTGATGAATCTTCTTTAAGATATCCTTTCAGTGCATACGAAAACAAGGGCTGATAGGCATATTTCACATTAGGATTGCTATTGAAAATTTGCCCTAGCCATGTAGAACCTGACCTAGGCACGCTATGTATGGCGATACGCTTCATTAAATCAATGTATATTGAGTTAACATTTGTTTTATTTCTTCTTTGCTATTGAACATCATTACATCTATTATAGAAAGCCACGGAACAAAATCGTTGTCGAATTGTTTGTATTGAATTGTACTATCCGATTTTATAAAACTTAGTTCCACTCCGTTTTGTTCAAAGTATTCTTTGTCATACAGTTCTTTTCCTCCAATAACATTGATATACATTGACTTTCCTGATCTTTTAGTCATCTCAATTAATCTGTCTGCTCTTCCCATCCCTAAAGTATCACTAAATTCAACAGAACTGACGGTAAGTTTTGTATCGATATCTAAATAGCCCAACACACTGGATATGCTCTTTTTGCACATCTCGGCAATATATTGATTTTCTCCGTTTAATCCTTCTTTTACTACTGCAAAAGCTTCTTTAAAATAGGGTGCTTTTATATAGGATTGCTCAATCTTTTTCAGGAACTTTTGTTTGTCTTTCTCAGTAAAATTAGCCTCAATTTCATTTATTCGGGAAAAAGAACTGATTTTTTTACAGGATATCGTAAACGTATGATCTTCTTCTTTTAACAATATCCTGTTTCTGTTGATCCATCCTCCTTTTATAAAATTCACATCATCATACAGCACAAAAACATCAACAGCGTTAATAAGCTGAAAATACCCGATATAGGGAAATACATAAGGTTGCATTACCGCTATTGCATCCGTATTAGCCATTACTGATTGTTTTTGAGATATTCTCTACTATACGCTTATCCAGTCCGACATACAATGGCAAACACAATATCCTTTTACTGATGCTCTCACTTATCTCACATTTTTGTTCTTTTAGATAAGGCAACGTA
Proteins encoded in this window:
- a CDS encoding sulfotransferase domain-containing protein, encoding MKRIAIHSVPRSGSTWLGQIFNSNPNVKYAYQPLFSYALKGYLKEDSSKEEIAAFYQELLLTNDDFINQKEAKEKKLIPELKKNDIITHVVYKEVRYHNIVANLLEKDKEVKVIGLVRNPLAVIASWLLAPKEFRKDLGWDESEEWQFAPKKNMDKPEEFNGFEKWKEVTDLFLTLEKKYPSRFKLVDYDDLLTDTVTTVKDIFHFCEIPFTEETERFMSQAKQVNNTDAYSVFKTKKLDNQWEDSLDRQIVKAITTDLENTPLEKFLHL
- a CDS encoding WbqC family protein; translation: MANTDAIAVMQPYVFPYIGYFQLINAVDVFVLYDDVNFIKGGWINRNRILLKEEDHTFTISCKKISSFSRINEIEANFTEKDKQKFLKKIEQSYIKAPYFKEAFAVVKEGLNGENQYIAEMCKKSISSVLGYLDIDTKLTVSSVEFSDTLGMGRADRLIEMTKRSGKSMYINVIGGKELYDKEYFEQNGVELSFIKSDSTIQYKQFDNDFVPWLSIIDVMMFNSKEEIKQMLTQYTLI